A stretch of Gallus gallus isolate bGalGal1 chromosome 2, bGalGal1.mat.broiler.GRCg7b, whole genome shotgun sequence DNA encodes these proteins:
- the TRIP13 gene encoding pachytene checkpoint protein 2 homolog, with protein sequence MDEAAGDLKQALPNTCDNVQIHVEVHQKSNSTAKKEDIRMSVLKLLNRHNIVFGDYKWTEFDDGFLNSNVQSVSIVDTELKLKERQPIDLSKSSLTIHIFHLNEEGPSIENLEEENEDIVAANHWVLPAAEFHGLWESLIYDTEVKSHLLDYVTTTLLFSDRNVDSNLISWNRVVLLHGPPGTGKTSLCKALAQKLTIRLSYRYRYGQLIEINSHSLFSKWFSESGKLVTKMFQKIQELIDDKDALVFVLIDEVESLTAARSAFKAGTEPSDAIRVVNAVLMQIDQIKRYPNVVILTTSNITEKIDMAFVDRADIKQYIGPPSAAAIFRIYLSCLEELMKCQIIYPRQHLLSLRELEMIGFVENNVSRLSLVLKEISRRSEGLSGRVLRKLPFLAHALYIQSPSVTMTAFLQALSLVVDKQFEERKKLADCV encoded by the exons ATGGATGAAGCAGCTGGAGATTTGAAGCAAGCCCTCCCAAACACGTGCGATAATGTTCAAATACACGTGGAAGTTCATCAGAAATCAAACAG tacggcaaagaaagaagatatCAGGATGAGTGTCCTAAAACTGTTGAACAGACATAACATTGTGTTTGGTGATTACAAGTGGACAGAATTTGATGATGGCTTCCTTAACAGCAATGTGCAATCTGTGTCAATTGTGGATACAGAGCTGAAATTGAAAGAAAGACAG CCTATTGACTTGAGCAAAAGCAGTCTTACcattcatatttttcatctgaatGAAGAAGGGCCAAGCATTGAAAACTTGGAGGAAGAGAATGAGGATATTGTTGCAGCTAACCACTGGGTGCTACCTGCAG CTGAATTCCATGGCCTTTGGGAAAGTCTTATATATGACACTGAAGTAAAATCACAT TTACTTGATTATGTCACGACAACATTACTATTTTCTGACAGAAACGTTGACAGCAACCTTATATCATGGAATAGAGTTGTTTTGCTTCATG GCCCTCCTGGAACTGGTAAAACCTCTCTCTGCAAAGCATTGGCTCAGAAGCTGACGATACGACTATCGTACAG GTATAGATATGGACAGTTAATTGAAATAAACAGCCATAGTCTTTTCTCTAAATGGTTTTCTGAG AGCGGCAAGCTTGTAACCAAGATGTTCCAGAAGATTCAAGAGTTAATTGATGACAAAGATGCTCTTGTGTTTGTATTGATCGATGAG gtgGAGAGCCTCACAGCAGCCCGCAGTGCCTTCAAGGCAGGCACAGAGCCTTCAGATGCTATTCGTGTAGTGAATGCTGTACTGATGCAAATAGATCAGATTAAAAG GTATCCCAATGTAGTTATCCTGACTACTTCAAATATTACAGAGAAAATTGACATGGCATTTGTAGACAGAGCAGACATAAAGCAATACATTGGCCCTCCATCTGCTGCAGCAATATTCCGAATATATCTTTCTTGCCTGGAAGAGCTGATGAag TGCCAAATAATATATCCTCGACAGCATCTCTTGTCACTCAGAGAGTTAGAAATGATTGGATTTGTAGAAAATAATGTGTCCAGGTTAAGTCTGGTACTAAAAGAAATCTCaag AAGAAGTGAAGGTCTTAGTGGCCGGGTCCTCAGAAAACTTCCTTTCCTAGCACATGCACTTTATATTCAA tcCCCCAGTGTTACAATGACAGCATTTCTTCAGGCTCTTTCACTTGTAGTAGACAAACAATtcgaagaaagaaaaaaacttgcaGACTGTGTGTGA